In Nitrospira sp., a single genomic region encodes these proteins:
- a CDS encoding HEPN domain-containing protein, whose translation MSRKEIHELIDKARRSLLAAQRLFRDGDSDFSVSRAYYAMFYTAQALLLSRDIRRSKHSAVIAAFNEHFVKSGEVPAKLFALLRDGFEDRAESDYGLAVITDEQAQAGIAAAHEFVEAVSRRLEQSVDSEP comes from the coding sequence TTGAGCAGGAAGGAAATCCACGAACTCATAGACAAAGCCCGGCGGAGTCTCCTTGCGGCACAACGGCTGTTTCGTGATGGCGACAGTGACTTTTCGGTCTCTCGGGCCTACTACGCCATGTTCTACACCGCACAGGCCCTCCTGTTGTCGCGCGATATTCGTCGCTCTAAACACTCCGCCGTCATTGCGGCATTCAACGAGCACTTCGTCAAAAGCGGAGAGGTTCCCGCGAAGCTCTTTGCTCTGCTCCGAGATGGCTTTGAAGACAGGGCCGAAAGCGACTACGGCCTGGCGGTGATCACAGACGAACAAGCGCAGGCCGGGATCGCGGCAGCCCATGAATTCGTGGAAGCGGTCAGTCGCCGACTTGAGCAGAGTGTGGACAGTGAACCATGA
- a CDS encoding nucleotidyltransferase domain-containing protein, with product MKTVEELSQAERAVLEGLRVRIRREFPDRAFQMTLFGSRARGDAEPDSDMDVLLEIEQEHISFAEKQRIRRAAGEVSIETEIVLSLLIVDQHMRKERGDFSVFQNIREEGVPL from the coding sequence ATGAAAACGGTTGAGGAGCTGTCGCAAGCAGAGCGCGCCGTTCTTGAAGGCCTCCGAGTGCGAATCCGTCGGGAGTTCCCCGACCGGGCATTTCAGATGACCCTCTTCGGGTCGCGGGCCAGGGGAGACGCCGAGCCGGACTCGGATATGGACGTCCTCCTAGAGATTGAGCAAGAACATATCTCGTTTGCGGAAAAGCAGCGAATCCGCCGGGCTGCCGGAGAAGTCTCGATCGAGACTGAAATTGTTCTCTCCCTCCTGATTGTGGACCAGCATATGCGCAAGGAACGCGGTGACTTCTCTGTTTTTCAGAATATCCGTGAAGAGGGAGTCCCGCTTTGA
- a CDS encoding nucleotidyl transferase AbiEii/AbiGii toxin family protein — protein MSRFRTSPLREHFYLTGGTALSAFYLRHRYSEDLDFFTEQEVELESVLGFLRTIPHVVNIQHERKYDRRLFLLHYHDRRTMKVEFTKYPFLPLERHMVVEDVQVDSCRDILVNKLMALTDRKDFKDYLDVYFLLLEFPALRLWEAIQQTQAKFGVKGIDHILKGRFLEALPPQGELPMLKPAEPAAMASFYKSLARDLIARSLEEP, from the coding sequence TTGTCACGCTTCCGAACCTCACCGCTTCGGGAGCACTTTTACCTGACCGGTGGAACGGCCCTCTCAGCATTCTACCTTCGGCATCGATATTCTGAAGACCTCGACTTCTTTACCGAGCAGGAGGTCGAGCTTGAGTCTGTCCTCGGTTTCCTCCGAACGATTCCACACGTGGTCAACATCCAGCATGAGCGCAAATACGATCGCCGGTTGTTTCTGCTTCACTATCACGATCGGCGGACCATGAAAGTGGAATTCACAAAGTATCCATTTCTCCCGCTTGAGCGGCATATGGTCGTTGAAGACGTCCAGGTAGACAGTTGTCGAGACATCCTGGTCAACAAACTCATGGCGCTCACGGATCGAAAAGATTTCAAGGATTATCTCGATGTGTATTTCCTGCTTCTCGAGTTTCCGGCACTTCGCCTGTGGGAGGCGATCCAGCAGACTCAAGCGAAATTCGGCGTGAAAGGCATCGACCATATCCTCAAAGGAAGATTCCTCGAAGCTCTTCCTCCGCAAGGAGAGTTGCCGATGCTCAAGCCCGCTGAACCGGCGGCAATGGCATCCTTCTACAAGTCGCTGGCGAGAGATCTGATCGCGCGGTCATTGGAGGAGCCATGA
- the cas6 gene encoding CRISPR system precrRNA processing endoribonuclease RAMP protein Cas6, with protein sequence MLHSFSLAQFRFALEAEDRLALHPRNPGNTLRGAFGSTFQRLVCPTPADCRETCRMKATCPYGQIFEPSPPPDSDRLSLNQDIPRPFVFRPPNGIETMARPGEALHFDLILIGKALEHFSYFLVTFRELGTQGIGLGRGRYRIVQVSLLSEDGNEVAEIYSGRDNVVHPSPLRITYKDCCRLATERFLTQAQRVTIRFLTPTLLKADGKIVTRPDFHHLIKRLRDRINAVAHFYCDDTLAMDFKAFGQRAEAVRTVHCNIRWEDRDRRSRKTSLTHDMGGFIGEATYQGDLEEFLPLLILGQYTHVGKYAVWGNGQYEVSVI encoded by the coding sequence ATGCTGCACTCCTTCTCCCTTGCACAATTCCGGTTCGCGCTGGAGGCCGAGGACCGACTGGCACTCCACCCTCGCAATCCCGGCAACACGCTGCGTGGCGCCTTCGGGTCCACATTCCAGAGACTGGTCTGTCCCACGCCGGCAGACTGCCGCGAGACCTGCCGGATGAAAGCCACCTGTCCGTACGGACAGATCTTTGAGCCGAGCCCTCCGCCGGACAGCGACCGGCTGAGCTTGAATCAAGACATTCCCCGCCCTTTCGTGTTCCGTCCACCGAACGGCATCGAGACGATGGCCCGGCCCGGCGAGGCTCTCCACTTCGATCTCATCCTGATCGGCAAAGCCCTCGAGCACTTCTCATATTTTTTGGTCACGTTCCGAGAGTTGGGAACCCAAGGCATCGGACTTGGCCGAGGGCGCTACAGGATTGTTCAGGTGTCTCTGCTCAGCGAAGATGGGAACGAAGTCGCAGAGATCTATTCGGGCCGCGACAACGTCGTTCACCCGTCGCCCCTCAGGATTACCTATAAGGACTGTTGCCGTCTCGCGACAGAGCGATTTCTCACACAGGCCCAGCGCGTGACAATCCGCTTTCTCACCCCAACTCTCCTTAAAGCCGACGGCAAGATCGTCACACGCCCCGACTTCCACCATCTCATCAAGCGCCTGCGCGACCGGATCAACGCCGTCGCCCATTTCTACTGCGACGACACACTGGCGATGGATTTCAAAGCGTTCGGACAACGAGCAGAAGCGGTCCGAACAGTGCACTGCAACATCAGATGGGAAGACCGCGATCGCCGGTCACGGAAAACCAGCCTCACCCACGACATGGGCGGCTTCATCGGTGAGGCGACGTATCAAGGGGACCTCGAAGAATTTCTGCCGCTCTTGATCCTGGGGCAGTACACGCATGTGGGGAAGTATGCGGTGTGGGGGAATGGGCAATATGAGGTGAGCGTTATATAA
- a CDS encoding DUF2945 domain-containing protein gives MAKIFKRGDHVEWNSEAGLVRGVIIKKVVADVSFKGYVHHASKDEPQYFIQSDKTDHVAIHKGTALTLIPASTSRTKDKTR, from the coding sequence ATGGCCAAAATCTTCAAGCGAGGCGATCATGTCGAATGGAATTCTGAAGCCGGTCTGGTACGGGGTGTGATCATCAAGAAAGTTGTTGCTGACGTCTCATTCAAGGGGTATGTCCATCATGCATCGAAGGACGAGCCCCAATATTTCATCCAGAGCGACAAGACCGACCATGTGGCGATCCACAAAGGGACAGCGCTCACGCTGATACCGGCTTCGACGAGCCGGACAAAAGACAAAACAAGATAA
- a CDS encoding nitrate reductase subunit alpha, which produces MSHFLDRLLFFRENLETFAGKHGVVRQEDRAWENAYRDRWNHDKVVRSTHGVNCTGSCSWKIYVKNGLITWETQETDYPQTRPDLPNHEPRGCPRGASYSWYVYSAQRVKYPLVRGRLMALWREARESLAPVEAWASIVEDKLTRERYTSVRGQGGFVRATWDEVTELIAAANVYTIRRYGPDRIAGFSPIPAMSMVSFAAGSRYLSLIGGAIPSFYDWYADLPPSSPQVWGEQTDVCEAADWYNSSYIVVWGSNIPQTRTPDAHFYTAARYKGAKTVAVAPDFAEYVKFADLWLAPRRGTDAALALALGHVILKEFHLTARSPYFLDYCRQYSDMPMLVFLRPAADGYEPGRFVRASDFEDQLGESNNQDWKTVIVDEATGRLCVPHGSIGFRWREKGRWNLDLIDATTGRRITPALSMLPQAEEIVPVAFPYFGDDHPSIMRRLVPARRLSTVHGDRLVVTAYDLLLAGYGLDRGLGDDQTAQNYDQDAPYTPAWAEKHTGVCRRQIIRLAREFAENADKTRGRSLVILGNGINQWYHTDMVYRAIINMLVMCGCVGRSGGGWAHYVGQEKVRPLAGWTTVAFALDWIRPPRHMNGTSFFYAHTDQWRYETLRPADVLSPTAKDDPDADAAHIIDWNIRAERRGWLPSAPQLNRNPLDVVKEAEAAGTHPIAYTVEQLRSGKLAIASEDPDHPQNFIRNLFVWRSNLVGSSAKGHEYFLKHLLGAPHGVLAPDLKEQGAPLPREATWRDEAPAGKLDLLVTLDFRMSSTCLYSDVVLPSATWYEKDDLNTSDMHPFIHPLCEAVNPLWESKSDWDIFKEIARKFSTLAGPILGTRKDLVLTPLLHDTPSELGQPMGADDWKRGDCDAVPGKTMPTMTVVTRPYGETYERFIMLGPLTRDLGTGAKGIVWDSKEEVEALRRVNGEASPDEREPYPKLDTARQAAQAILTLAPETNGHVAVKAWDALSQRTGRSHRHLAEGRAEESLTFDDLVAQPRRVIPSPTWSGIESEHITYTGSYTNVQELIPWRTLTGRQQLYQDHPWMRLFGEQVCAYKPPVDTRSVDALRRRLGDEERNYLVVSWITPHQKWGIHTTYSETSPMLTLSRGGPIVWLSETEAMEAGIRDNDWIEVVNVNGALVARAILSQRIPRGVAMMYHAQDKIINMPLAPATGRRGGIHNSLTRIVLKPTHMIGGYAHLAYGYNYYGTVGTNRDEMVVVRKLEHVTWDAGPTPG; this is translated from the coding sequence ATGAGCCATTTTTTGGACCGTCTCTTGTTCTTTCGTGAAAACCTCGAGACGTTCGCGGGGAAACACGGGGTGGTCAGGCAGGAGGATCGCGCCTGGGAGAATGCCTATCGTGATCGCTGGAATCACGACAAGGTGGTGCGGTCCACGCACGGGGTCAACTGTACCGGTTCATGCAGCTGGAAAATCTACGTGAAGAACGGACTGATCACATGGGAGACGCAAGAGACGGACTATCCGCAGACGCGCCCGGATCTGCCGAACCATGAACCTCGCGGATGTCCCAGGGGTGCGAGCTATTCCTGGTATGTCTACAGCGCGCAACGCGTCAAGTATCCGTTGGTGCGCGGACGCTTGATGGCGTTGTGGCGCGAGGCTCGCGAGTCGCTGGCGCCGGTGGAGGCCTGGGCGTCGATTGTCGAAGATAAGCTCACACGCGAGCGTTATACGTCGGTACGGGGACAGGGAGGCTTCGTGCGTGCCACGTGGGACGAGGTCACGGAATTGATCGCGGCCGCCAATGTCTACACGATCCGACGGTACGGTCCGGACCGCATCGCGGGATTTTCTCCCATCCCGGCGATGTCGATGGTGAGTTTCGCGGCGGGCAGTCGCTATCTGTCGTTGATCGGCGGCGCCATCCCGTCGTTTTACGACTGGTACGCCGACTTGCCCCCCTCGTCGCCGCAGGTTTGGGGAGAACAGACCGACGTGTGCGAGGCCGCCGACTGGTACAACTCCTCGTACATCGTCGTCTGGGGATCGAACATTCCGCAGACGCGGACCCCCGATGCCCATTTCTATACGGCTGCGCGGTACAAAGGCGCCAAGACCGTCGCCGTGGCTCCGGACTTTGCCGAATACGTCAAGTTCGCGGATCTCTGGCTGGCCCCGCGCCGGGGCACCGATGCCGCGTTGGCCTTGGCGCTCGGCCATGTCATCCTGAAAGAGTTTCATCTGACCGCCCGCAGTCCTTACTTCCTGGACTACTGCCGCCAATACAGCGACATGCCCATGTTGGTCTTCCTGCGCCCCGCCGCAGACGGCTATGAGCCTGGCCGCTTCGTACGGGCGTCGGACTTCGAGGACCAACTGGGCGAATCCAATAATCAGGACTGGAAGACGGTGATCGTGGATGAGGCCACCGGGCGCCTGTGCGTTCCTCACGGCAGCATCGGCTTTCGGTGGCGCGAGAAAGGACGCTGGAATCTCGATCTGATCGACGCGACGACCGGGCGTAGGATCACGCCCGCCTTGAGCATGCTGCCGCAGGCCGAGGAGATCGTGCCCGTCGCCTTTCCCTACTTTGGGGACGATCACCCATCGATCATGCGCCGTTTGGTTCCGGCCCGGCGGCTCAGCACCGTTCACGGCGACAGGCTCGTCGTCACCGCCTATGACCTTCTACTGGCCGGCTACGGTCTCGATCGAGGGCTTGGGGATGATCAGACGGCACAGAACTACGATCAGGACGCGCCCTATACGCCGGCATGGGCCGAAAAACATACGGGCGTCTGCCGCCGTCAGATCATCCGCCTTGCCCGTGAGTTCGCGGAGAACGCCGACAAGACCCGAGGCCGTTCGCTGGTCATTCTCGGGAACGGGATCAACCAGTGGTACCACACCGACATGGTCTACCGCGCGATCATCAACATGCTGGTCATGTGCGGGTGCGTCGGGCGATCGGGCGGCGGGTGGGCTCATTATGTCGGACAGGAAAAGGTGCGGCCGCTCGCCGGTTGGACCACCGTGGCGTTCGCGCTGGATTGGATCCGGCCGCCTCGGCACATGAACGGCACGTCCTTTTTTTATGCCCATACCGACCAGTGGCGGTATGAGACCCTGCGACCGGCGGATGTCCTCTCGCCCACGGCCAAGGACGATCCGGATGCGGATGCCGCCCATATCATCGATTGGAACATACGAGCTGAACGCAGAGGCTGGCTTCCTTCCGCGCCTCAGCTCAACAGAAATCCGCTCGATGTCGTAAAGGAAGCGGAAGCGGCTGGAACGCACCCGATCGCCTACACCGTCGAGCAGCTCAGAAGCGGCAAGCTCGCGATCGCGTCGGAAGATCCCGATCACCCCCAAAACTTTATTCGGAATCTGTTTGTCTGGCGTTCCAACTTGGTCGGCTCAAGCGCCAAGGGTCATGAATATTTTCTCAAGCATCTGCTCGGTGCTCCCCACGGCGTCCTGGCGCCCGATCTCAAGGAACAAGGCGCGCCGCTTCCGCGCGAAGCGACGTGGCGCGATGAGGCCCCCGCCGGAAAACTCGATCTGCTTGTGACGCTCGATTTTCGCATGTCCTCGACCTGTCTGTATTCCGATGTCGTGCTGCCCAGCGCCACCTGGTATGAAAAGGACGATCTGAACACCTCGGACATGCACCCCTTCATCCATCCGTTGTGCGAAGCCGTGAATCCCCTCTGGGAGAGCAAGTCCGATTGGGACATCTTTAAAGAAATCGCCCGGAAATTCTCCACGCTCGCCGGGCCCATCTTGGGGACGCGCAAGGATCTGGTGTTGACGCCGCTGTTGCACGATACCCCGAGCGAACTCGGTCAGCCGATGGGGGCGGATGACTGGAAGCGCGGGGATTGCGACGCCGTCCCAGGGAAGACGATGCCCACCATGACGGTGGTGACGCGACCCTACGGCGAGACCTACGAGCGATTCATCATGCTCGGGCCGCTGACGCGCGATCTGGGGACCGGAGCGAAAGGCATCGTGTGGGACAGTAAGGAAGAGGTCGAAGCGCTGCGCCGGGTCAACGGAGAGGCGAGCCCGGACGAGCGAGAGCCCTATCCGAAACTGGACACGGCGCGGCAGGCCGCGCAGGCCATTCTGACGTTGGCGCCGGAGACGAACGGCCACGTCGCGGTCAAAGCCTGGGACGCCCTCTCACAGCGGACCGGTCGATCGCACAGACATCTGGCCGAGGGGCGGGCCGAGGAGTCACTCACATTCGATGATTTGGTGGCCCAGCCCAGGAGGGTCATCCCCTCTCCCACCTGGAGCGGTATCGAGTCGGAACACATCACCTATACCGGGAGCTATACCAACGTCCAGGAACTCATCCCTTGGCGTACCCTGACCGGACGCCAGCAGCTCTACCAGGACCATCCCTGGATGCGCCTCTTCGGCGAGCAGGTCTGCGCGTACAAGCCGCCCGTGGATACCCGATCCGTTGACGCGCTGCGCCGTCGCCTGGGAGATGAAGAGAGAAACTACCTCGTCGTCAGTTGGATCACGCCCCACCAGAAGTGGGGAATCCATACGACCTACAGCGAGACGAGTCCGATGCTTACCTTGTCACGAGGCGGTCCCATCGTCTGGTTATCGGAGACGGAAGCCATGGAAGCGGGCATCCGAGACAACGATTGGATCGAAGTCGTCAATGTCAACGGCGCACTGGTGGCGCGGGCGATCCTCAGCCAGCGGATTCCGCGCGGAGTGGCGATGATGTATCACGCGCAAGACAAGATCATCAACATGCCGCTGGCTCCGGCCACGGGCCGGCGAGGAGGCATCCACAACAGCCTGACGAGGATCGTGCTGAAGCCGACTCACATGATCGGGGGGTATGCCCACTTGGCCTATGGCTATAACTACTACGGAACGGTCGGCACGAATCGGGACGAGATGGTCGTGGTGCGGAAGCTCGAACATGTCACATGGGACGCCGGTCCGACGCCGGGCTAG
- the narH gene encoding nitrate reductase subunit beta, producing the protein MKVRAQVAMVMNLDKCIGCHTCSVTCKNVWTSREGVEYAWFNNVETKPGVGYPREWENQERWKGGWERKQNGAIQPKQGARWRILTNIFSNPHLPQLDDYYEPFTFDYDRLQRAPEGPTTPTARPLSVITGDVKDKIEWGPNWEDDLGGESAERLKDVNCDGIDPDLLASFENTFLFYLPRLCEHCLNPTCVAACPSGSIYKREEDGIVLVDQDKCRGWRMCVSGCPYKKIYFNWSTGKAEKCTFCYPRIESGQPTICSETCVGRLRYLGVILYDADRIEQAASVEHEPDLYEAQVGLFLDPHDPAVLAQARQDGIPDNWLEAATRSPVYKLAVEWRLAFPLHPEYRTLPMVWYIPPLSPAANSVETDPPGSEPFPDTSSLRIPVRYLASLLTAGKEEPIVRAIDRLLAMRRYMRKKDLERQADASLIRQTGLTEAQVVEMYRYLAIGDYHDRYVIPTSHQEAVSHSFEGQGSCGFSADTRFSEGVTGASLFAGKERTGAQFISVNDIRRVNRRP; encoded by the coding sequence ATGAAAGTCCGCGCGCAGGTGGCCATGGTCATGAATCTCGACAAATGTATCGGGTGCCACACCTGCTCCGTCACTTGCAAGAACGTCTGGACCTCGCGCGAAGGCGTGGAATACGCCTGGTTCAACAATGTCGAGACCAAACCGGGCGTCGGGTATCCGCGCGAGTGGGAAAACCAGGAACGCTGGAAGGGCGGGTGGGAGCGAAAACAGAACGGCGCGATCCAGCCGAAACAGGGCGCGCGCTGGCGAATCCTGACCAACATTTTTTCAAATCCACACCTGCCGCAGCTTGACGATTATTACGAGCCGTTCACGTTCGACTACGACCGGCTCCAGCGCGCGCCGGAGGGACCGACGACGCCCACCGCGCGACCTCTGTCCGTCATCACCGGTGACGTCAAGGACAAGATCGAGTGGGGGCCGAATTGGGAGGACGATCTCGGCGGCGAGTCGGCGGAACGCCTCAAAGACGTGAACTGCGATGGAATCGACCCGGATCTCCTGGCTTCATTTGAAAATACCTTCCTGTTCTACCTGCCGCGGCTTTGCGAACATTGTTTGAATCCCACCTGCGTCGCGGCCTGTCCCTCCGGTTCGATCTATAAGCGCGAAGAAGACGGCATTGTGCTCGTGGACCAGGATAAGTGTCGCGGCTGGCGGATGTGCGTGAGCGGGTGCCCATATAAAAAAATCTACTTTAACTGGAGCACCGGGAAGGCGGAGAAATGCACCTTCTGCTATCCGCGCATCGAATCGGGCCAGCCCACGATTTGCTCGGAGACCTGCGTCGGCCGCCTCCGCTACCTGGGCGTGATCCTCTACGATGCGGATCGTATCGAACAGGCGGCGAGCGTCGAGCACGAACCGGATCTCTATGAGGCCCAGGTTGGCCTGTTTCTGGACCCCCACGATCCGGCTGTGCTGGCTCAGGCAAGACAGGACGGGATCCCCGACAATTGGCTGGAAGCGGCCACGCGCTCTCCCGTCTATAAGCTGGCGGTCGAGTGGCGTCTGGCATTTCCACTCCATCCCGAATACCGGACGTTGCCTATGGTGTGGTACATTCCGCCGCTCTCACCGGCCGCCAATTCCGTCGAGACCGATCCTCCGGGATCCGAGCCGTTTCCGGACACCTCTTCCCTCCGGATTCCGGTGCGGTATCTCGCCAGTCTCCTCACCGCTGGAAAAGAAGAGCCGATCGTGCGCGCCATCGATCGATTGCTCGCCATGCGCCGGTACATGCGGAAGAAAGATCTGGAGCGCCAAGCCGACGCGTCCTTGATCCGGCAGACAGGACTGACCGAGGCTCAGGTCGTGGAGATGTACCGGTACCTCGCAATCGGCGATTATCACGACCGGTATGTCATTCCAACCAGTCATCAGGAGGCCGTGTCGCACAGCTTCGAGGGCCAGGGCTCCTGCGGTTTCTCCGCCGACACCAGATTTTCCGAAGGAGTCACGGGCGCCAGTCTGTTCGCCGGTAAGGAGCGGACGGGCGCCCAATTCATCAGTGTGAACGACATCCGGAGAGTGAACCGCAGACCATGA
- the narJ gene encoding nitrate reductase molybdenum cofactor assembly chaperone encodes MRLCKVIAVLLTYPEQDWLRSIGELRTTVSAETGRSRRAGRRLGGLFTYLERGPLIELQEAYVETFDRNPALSLSMFEHRLGESRDRGDAMVRLVEEYRRSGLEVTSQELPDFLPVFLEFLSLIPPEDSRRRLAEIDDIVQLLRRRLGDAGSPYAGAFEALLALIPGAVLAPVFPTMRHKRDRNLKRVGFGERLGRPWRIW; translated from the coding sequence ATGAGACTCTGTAAGGTCATCGCCGTGCTCTTGACCTATCCCGAACAGGATTGGCTGCGATCGATCGGGGAGTTGCGGACGACCGTCTCCGCCGAGACGGGACGCAGCCGGCGCGCGGGGCGCCGGCTTGGCGGGCTGTTCACGTATCTTGAACGCGGGCCGTTGATCGAGTTACAGGAGGCCTACGTCGAGACTTTCGATCGAAATCCCGCCCTTTCCCTGTCGATGTTCGAACACCGACTGGGAGAATCCCGGGATCGCGGTGACGCGATGGTTCGCTTGGTTGAGGAGTACCGCCGGTCCGGGTTGGAAGTGACGAGTCAGGAGTTGCCTGATTTTCTTCCGGTGTTCCTCGAATTCCTGTCGCTGATTCCCCCCGAGGACTCGCGACGACGACTCGCCGAGATCGACGATATCGTGCAGCTCCTGCGCCGCCGGCTTGGAGATGCCGGCTCTCCTTATGCCGGCGCGTTTGAGGCTCTTCTGGCGCTGATCCCCGGCGCGGTGCTGGCCCCGGTCTTCCCCACAATGCGCCACAAACGCGATCGGAACCTCAAGAGGGTGGGCTTTGGCGAGAGACTCGGTCGGCCTTGGCGGATCTGGTGA
- the narI gene encoding respiratory nitrate reductase subunit gamma: protein MSDVHEFFFQIYPYIAGSVFLLGSLLRFERGQYTWTSNSSELLKRGTLRLGSNLFHVGVLFLFLGHLVGLLMPEVFGMAGIGLRGHQLVAMISGGLFGSACLVGLLLLIHRRVTDSRIRATTHVMDLVVLVWILLTLSFGLSTLYFSARELSGGYLIPLSQWARHIVTLRGGAASLAVEVPLVYQVHLVLGMTLFALVPFTRLVHIWSGFALLGYLLRPYQVVRAGSRRR, encoded by the coding sequence ATGAGCGATGTCCACGAGTTCTTCTTTCAGATTTATCCCTATATAGCCGGCTCCGTGTTTCTCCTGGGGAGTTTACTGCGTTTCGAGCGGGGCCAGTATACCTGGACGAGCAATTCGAGCGAGCTGCTCAAGCGCGGCACGCTCCGGCTCGGCAGCAATCTCTTTCATGTCGGCGTGCTGTTTCTTTTTCTGGGACACCTTGTCGGCCTCCTCATGCCGGAGGTGTTCGGAATGGCGGGGATCGGTCTGCGCGGGCATCAGTTGGTGGCCATGATCAGCGGCGGGCTCTTCGGATCCGCCTGCTTGGTCGGGCTCCTCCTGCTCATTCATCGCCGGGTCACGGATTCGAGAATCCGGGCGACGACGCATGTGATGGATCTGGTCGTGCTGGTCTGGATTCTCCTCACCCTGTCCTTCGGCCTGTCCACTCTGTATTTTTCCGCCCGCGAGCTCTCGGGAGGGTACCTGATCCCCTTGTCACAATGGGCCCGTCATATCGTCACATTGCGGGGCGGCGCCGCGTCCTTGGCGGTAGAGGTGCCGTTGGTCTATCAGGTTCATCTGGTCTTGGGGATGACGCTGTTCGCGCTCGTTCCCTTTACCAGATTGGTCCACATCTGGAGCGGATTTGCGTTACTGGGCTACCTCCTGCGGCCGTATCAGGTGGTGCGTGCGGGGTCGCGCCGGCGGTAG
- a CDS encoding FAD-dependent oxidoreductase — protein MPDIIVIGAGIAGVPAAYELKRRLGVEARVTVIADREYFHFVPSNPALAVGWRVESDIAIPIGPYLEGRGIGFVHGSVTAIDADRSRIVVGTSQELSYDYVLIACGAVPRWQEVPGLTKLHTVLDLEQALATRHAYERFLSRPGSIAIGAAPGAAILGSVYEYAFLVDADLRRRGIRRRTSITVITPEPYAGHLGLGGSALREPLTRALAAHDIRWIGNAEIVGATEENIRLARHMDDGVAKQADIPYGFGVCWPRFGGIPAVAAGALPTDARGLLKVDHYLRSERYENVFAAGICIAPSQASPTSVEVGLPQTVDAIQEEVRIACHNLVASLHGWPLHSAARERMKRVMENGQDDAAYMAALRVPVGDVTGLKQGHWVYEAKKEFESRFLNLVMFGLEQSHSVAAVIRTIRSGSGIGPEATRLRGRQLVLDLDQSIYADVAAMASVLSQSPSSFASALLAAAVHDAKSCLTAAERAEAQRLVQESMITALWKEEEERLQFEGGAS, from the coding sequence ATGCCGGACATCATCGTGATCGGCGCCGGTATCGCCGGGGTGCCGGCCGCCTATGAACTGAAACGGCGCCTTGGCGTCGAGGCCCGCGTCACCGTGATCGCGGACCGGGAGTATTTTCATTTCGTCCCGTCCAATCCGGCGCTGGCGGTCGGCTGGCGCGTTGAGTCCGACATCGCCATCCCTATCGGACCTTACTTGGAGGGGCGCGGGATAGGCTTCGTGCACGGATCGGTGACCGCCATTGACGCTGATCGCAGTCGCATCGTGGTCGGTACGTCCCAGGAACTCTCGTACGATTACGTCCTGATCGCCTGCGGCGCGGTTCCGCGGTGGCAGGAGGTTCCAGGGCTGACGAAGCTCCATACCGTACTTGATCTCGAACAGGCGCTGGCGACTCGGCACGCCTACGAACGGTTCCTGAGTCGGCCCGGATCCATTGCGATCGGGGCCGCGCCTGGCGCGGCGATTCTGGGCTCCGTCTATGAGTACGCGTTTCTGGTCGATGCCGATCTTCGGAGGCGAGGGATCAGGCGCCGGACCTCGATCACCGTCATCACTCCCGAGCCGTACGCGGGGCATTTGGGCCTCGGCGGTTCGGCTCTCCGAGAACCGCTGACCCGAGCCTTGGCGGCCCATGACATTCGGTGGATCGGAAACGCGGAAATCGTCGGCGCGACAGAGGAGAACATCCGTCTCGCCAGGCACATGGACGATGGGGTCGCGAAACAAGCAGACATCCCATACGGCTTCGGTGTCTGCTGGCCGCGGTTCGGCGGCATCCCGGCCGTCGCCGCCGGCGCGCTCCCGACCGATGCCCGTGGGTTGCTCAAGGTCGATCACTACTTGCGAAGCGAGCGATACGAGAACGTCTTCGCGGCGGGGATCTGCATCGCGCCCAGCCAGGCTTCCCCGACCTCGGTGGAGGTCGGTCTCCCCCAAACGGTGGATGCGATTCAGGAGGAGGTGCGCATCGCCTGCCATAACCTCGTTGCCAGCCTACACGGCTGGCCTCTCCACAGCGCGGCTAGAGAACGCATGAAGCGGGTGATGGAGAACGGACAGGACGATGCCGCCTATATGGCTGCGCTCCGGGTACCGGTGGGAGATGTCACCGGGCTCAAGCAGGGGCACTGGGTGTATGAAGCGAAAAAGGAGTTCGAAAGTCGTTTTCTAAACCTGGTGATGTTTGGGCTCGAACAGAGCCACTCTGTGGCGGCCGTGATCCGAACGATCCGGTCCGGTTCCGGAATCGGGCCGGAGGCCACCCGGCTCCGGGGAAGACAACTCGTCTTGGATCTTGACCAGAGCATCTACGCCGACGTCGCCGCGATGGCTTCTGTCCTCTCTCAGAGTCCCTCGTCCTTTGCCTCGGCGTTGCTGGCGGCGGCCGTCCACGACGCCAAGAGCTGCCTGACGGCGGCGGAGCGGGCAGAGGCGCAACGACTGGTGCAGGAATCGATGATCACAGCGCTGTGGAAGGAGGAAGAAGAACGATTGCAGTTTGAGGGCGGAGCGTCCTGA